One part of the Thermococcus radiotolerans genome encodes these proteins:
- a CDS encoding TrmB family transcriptional regulator, translating into MDEKEIKALLREFGLNEYEVRAYLALIRNGPLTAGELATLSKVPQPRIYDVIRTLMAKGFVTTSQGRPKQVIPLNPESVMNAIKRRYDERIEALKSALEEIYTPHGEIGSVIVVKSRITLEDYVRRAIKNARFHMSIAVPREFLKRLEKELREKKDNNVRINLFLYGENDVPSVANEIRIRDVPDPIIIIQDRDMGVYLPYEALSGGSSLHGYGLIIQDNNLLFMLDRYFYHALWPTGRVVYREERELKLPREYIHIRELVADLKTFGLAGMRVEVIGRFVRSGEPVHLTGTIVEFFEDEHKVISNITVETEDGTRYVVGGWNASLEDIEAERIILFE; encoded by the coding sequence ATGGACGAGAAGGAGATAAAGGCCCTCCTCCGCGAGTTCGGCCTTAACGAGTACGAGGTTAGGGCTTACCTCGCCCTGATCAGAAACGGGCCGTTAACCGCGGGAGAGCTCGCGACGCTCTCAAAGGTTCCCCAGCCCAGGATATACGACGTAATAAGAACGCTCATGGCCAAGGGATTCGTCACAACGAGCCAGGGCAGACCCAAGCAGGTCATTCCCCTCAACCCGGAAAGCGTCATGAACGCCATCAAGCGGCGGTACGACGAGAGGATAGAGGCCCTCAAATCCGCCCTCGAGGAGATTTACACACCTCACGGCGAGATAGGCAGCGTAATCGTGGTTAAGAGCCGCATAACTCTGGAAGACTACGTCAGGAGGGCAATAAAGAACGCCAGATTCCACATGAGCATTGCCGTTCCCAGGGAGTTCCTGAAGAGGCTGGAGAAGGAACTGAGGGAAAAGAAGGACAACAACGTCCGCATAAACCTTTTCCTTTACGGGGAAAACGACGTTCCATCCGTGGCCAACGAGATACGCATCAGGGATGTGCCCGATCCGATAATCATAATTCAAGACCGGGATATGGGAGTATACCTCCCCTACGAGGCCTTGAGCGGTGGCAGCTCCCTCCACGGCTACGGCCTTATAATCCAGGACAACAACCTGCTCTTCATGCTCGACCGCTACTTCTATCACGCCCTATGGCCCACCGGCAGGGTCGTTTATCGTGAGGAGCGCGAGCTCAAGCTTCCGAGGGAGTACATACACATAAGGGAGCTGGTCGCCGACCTGAAAACATTTGGACTCGCCGGCATGCGCGTGGAGGTTATCGGAAGGTTTGTACGTTCCGGAGAGCCGGTCCATCTCACGGGCACCATCGTTGAGTTTTTTGAAGACGAGCACAAGGTGATATCCAACATAACCGTCGAGACCGAAGATGGAACTAGATACGTCGTGGGCGGCTGGAACGCTTCCCTGGAGGACATAGAGGCCGAGAGGATAATACTCTTTGAGTGA